The Dromaius novaehollandiae isolate bDroNov1 chromosome 3, bDroNov1.hap1, whole genome shotgun sequence genome includes the window tcaaacaaaaaaaaaggcctcccggaagcccggtgccggaagactaccgctcccggcatgccagcggcgcccccggcccccccccccccctccccccgtagcgctaggtgaagtttaaccctgtggagattccgttcctttccgtcccgcccccgttcccttttcctccctgtctccccggaatccaccgcagagccccgagcgcgaccccgcgatccccagcaccggcccggggctcccccgacaccgccgcggccggctacgggtcaactccaacactgcccctgcctccccccacgaccctccctgcgcttcccctgggatccctcctccccctccccaacgcggtccccagcggacataggagacaccccccccctccccgtgctcctccgactgcgcaataaaccgcaccacagccccagcggaccgcctgccttccccctgccccatcctggcgcaccccccttcttcccccccagcaccactgcagacccaccgcacctccttcctccccacccgaaccccaacgcacccccttaccccccccataccaccacagcctcggcacacccccttcctccctccctccacctccatggccccggagcactgctcttccccaccacatcctcagcccccactgccccagcacaccaccctccctagccccggtgcagtttcccctggccccagtgcaccccagttgtgctgcgctgcccgggacactcccacccaccaggacccccggcacatgagggacctgcagcccggagcgcacacccccccagccccgctcacctcctccgcagggcagccgcgtgccggtcccaggcagcagtgctcagcagcagctccatcgtccagaaccagccccagcatgagcttcccccaaatgcagccccagcccaggcgtgtgcccgcccttgccatcagccccacctggggcttgtcccacctgccccagccatggagccccacctggggcctgtcctgccacccagctccacctggcattcatcccagccccagggcctgcagctgcagcccatcaggaactggggagagggaatggccatcagccccatcagggacaactggggctgccagggcagcagaggcacccccactcctgagagcagcttcctgaaagctgaagggagaggcctggggtatagagaggggaaaggggagtatgcagaggacaagagaacaaatggagagctctgggtacaacagaagtagaaaaaggcaatgacagagcaaacagagtgactctgggggcaccaccaagaagcacccagaaaactctgggacaggagagaaagctaaacagagaactttgcagtgtgctgcaaaacaaccacagggcccaacaaaaggcacacagagcccttgggggcaacccaaaatgtgaattgagggctccggagggcatcagagggcaaatgcagggctctggggcaaagcaaaatacaaataaaggggcttagggcacaccagaggggccataaggcatgtcacaggactcagtgcagctgacaggatggtgcctgcaggctcccccccacccccatggaaactctatctccccactccaggcacacaggccctggcaccagacccacaagggacactggggagtgctgaaagcaaatccagaagcagtctggtgacctcacacagccctgcaggggccctgggtgcccccacaatgatgggaaacacccccaagagcccaggcaatgcaagggaaattccccacagctctgtcaacagcactgggttccctgggaagcgcaggcactccaaagtacaagggactcggggaccagctcccagccccggacacaatgtgtaatctcctcccctgggcatcatcttcaggcaaaccaacagcaggaaccacagagatgagtgcaaagaataaagcaactgtttattgttttactgcgcagaaacaatagctggaagcaagtctgccatggagctcagtgtcagcatgcttccccttacctgtgatgcctgaagagtcatcactacaccagcgtccatccatccatcagggaagggtcatctcctgctgctgcccttgatgtggcaggtgtccgagtagctgacagcctactcctctgctttttccttcagggataggattcatctcagagatgagaggaaaatgcctgatcctgcctgtctgcacttctgccctaccccaggctagagccctgcaagacacttccacagctctcagctcacccgtcacattgccagtctccgtgtgatgggcctgcgccatatcaaatccagagcgcaggtcggtgtgcagagctgaacgctgggtacaggggaaggttacaaagcccaaagaagggtttgcagcctgctgcttaggcttcagggcttacagtttatctaaggatttagcccttttcctttatcagtaagtcataagccctgaacactaactgcaggtcttggaaccctaatagttgccgagactttaaaatttatggctaaggttggattttaaattctgcgccctgatcactaaacgagcaaaccgtaaaccctgactgataaagactgagccccacaaaagaaaggaataaactgtaactctggagtgagagaccctcaacagcaaactaaacaataaaccttaagtgaaaaattccaaacctcagctttaagcaacaaacaccaaagcacccatacgcatgaaaacagtaaagagaaggcaaggagttttgcccacagcttaagaagttttcccttcctctagaagcacagcagaacgggaagacatgcaccagaatcacgttacagctgctgtttagaggcttggttttagccaccattcaaatgtgagcatgtgcaagaatcacttcacaggactgcactaagctgcatttgcactgaacctacctgaagcactgcaagcactaattcatctccgggtcagacaattaatatttttggtcctctcagctccatgggcaaacatccacagccagtgacaccagtgaccacctagggaacaatcacctcgcacctcccagcactgctcacatatgatgcagcccaggacttagctgtgtccacgctgcaagtcagagctcactctccatggccagccgcgcatctccgcagagctcccagctgtgacaaggctccttcgactgcccgactgggcttcggcacctgcaaagaggccagagcagttagtgagaggccgggcaactgcacagccctcctagaactgctccctagtccaaggcccgtgattgttcccacagttatgactgaccctccgtgctgcttcagtcaccctctctggctccatttcatcacaaagatgtcacagcagctctcacgcaggcaggctcgctcaggcacccggccacctccagcctttgctagatggtcctctgcagggaaactctgcctctgatggacactctcagaaagcaccgtccagccaaggcaggataaaaagtaaggcctccaaaacctccaaaccctggagagatggagctgatgggaaactgacttgtgctaccagtactgtagattatggctttgctgtgtactacggtgctgttgctcatacacatgtaaccccatttctctgctatagcaaagttactgttgtagctggctcctgaaagaaacagtaacttgcgaaaacgaaaatcccaggtaagacagttgcatacttaagacatgagttgtgaaggacctttactctcaaagtacaaacaatactggaacctctggacttcaaagaaggaaggtctagaaggttgagggcccaacactaataatgctagaaacagaaattgtttggagggaccagaacagcaaagagaaaggagttccaaggaaagaaacaagccagaagctatgtaaatgattgcattcatcaggaagcgatggcaggggtggggtgggtgtgcgtgttgacagcacagcatatcccctcaggaagcactaaatcaacaacatgggttgagctgtagacatagggaagacaccactttgcattaaaggcagacctgacagaaaagtgggctcaatgccagcatcgcaatcgcaactcaagctgcaccacgtgacagccctggctgcgcgcaggcagacaagaggcagtaactgcagaccgcgctgacgagtaggacagacagcagcagcagctccagaccgccctaccgcgagcgcctgtcctaacgcccaaggtctcggagcctctgctgctctctgcctccgtgacaccttccccaggagcctcttcgctgcctgccgcgtaccccacggcatctctagcccgctagcgctcccccgctgcacagccacagccccgcatctccgcgggcagagtccccGCGGAGGTGTCCGACGTGACCCGAACCAGACCGACCGACAACACcctccgggcgctgccgatcaCCATCTCTGCCGAGCGCCGACCACCTCTCGccacccgccgcaccagacaaaacgcaaaggaacgacagacctccacctggacgcggggacaggggggagaacaaaagaaaagaggggcagagagcttggcagatggatggagggagaaagaaagagagggacagagagccggccccagggtctgggcactggacaaaggaagagaaagagagggacagagggccacacagatggagggagggctgcacagaggaccggggagcagaagagagaaaaatggggaaggcgAGGCGGCCAGAGGAACGGCGAGGGAGcaacagagaaggggggagaaccggagagaggaacggggacgggaagagagggacagggagccagtaggagcgatgggaagaggacgagaacgacgaagagctggccagaaaggtggagagagaaaaagagggagggcaattcagacagagagatgggacaaaacaggggaaaagagggatagggaggcaaatagatggatgaggagctgagcagagggatggaaatagagagagatggctggaggggtggacagagggctgggaaggcaaagagaagtacaggcagaaaggcagacgagagcggcagacggatggggagccgcacggaaggacagcgggcaggtactgggataggaagaggaagaggacgatgaagagctggatagagcgatagagagccagttagatggacgcagatattgtcacagagatggaaagagtacaagagggatgggggagctgggcagaggaacgagtagctaaacaaagggatggggcactggacagagccacggggaaagaaagagaaggatggagcgctggacagaggggcagggagcggaaccggatggatcctgACAGCCTGGCTCGCCATGCTCCGACTCCACCCCACCGGCTGAGCCCGCAGCGCTCTCTGCGCACCgctgtgcccaaagtccgctcgtgggcctgctcacccgtttccctacggctccggggtgtctgtgggagcgagggtgcacacacgggcccaggccggggaggaacctcgcgttcagtcacagcattttaccattcctcgtgcattagcccctctcagatgctcaacgccaaacgccctcagcccgtaacaacttcagtacccgcggcacctagtttttccacgctctcaaatcttccttgctctttcccgtcttgtttgaaaaccctcccagaccccttctgtacttacatgcttcctcaaaacagcatcaccaaaGTCAACAAAAAGGGCCGAGCTGCATTCCttcgagttgctggccctcagaacagcatcctgcaagtgaatcaagccaccaaggtcactgggagattctccttttagagctttcttcccccaaaactttaatgatggctccctaacctgggcaaatgcagagcctccctTAAGCGCTGCGGCAGTTTTTACTCAGGCGTCCCAAGTTGCTGCTAGGCagcgaagcaaggcaaagacgggtgcggtcacagctgacccatctagccacgaaaattcttattttaggcctcactggtcattccaggtaaacagaccaaaacagagctccaaacagacaggcgaggcttcgcacagacctcgtggcccagcTAGCAACAGTAAGACTCTGTCTTACTGAAGACTCTGGGCTACCAGTTGctatccccccctcctttgccggtccATGCATTGCAGCTTATTACCCGCGAGTCCGGTAAGGACGCTGCCGACCTTCCTGTGGCCGAAGCCTCCTCGTCGGGACCGGGCGGAgaacctttctgctggcatttgaattctcctggaagctctcgacgcgtgataacttacaaaggtccgagagcagcggtagcctgtagttcttcacggcagcacacagtcgttccccgaggtcctgaacgcctacgattaacacagtttatcaaaacaaaaatactactgctacagggtgtaaaggcaagctaaaatttccgcagccaaagaaaaccccttcgcgtctgacacaacgagccacacgcaccagcgcctatagctcgaggctagcaacccctcctgggcgacgttcttctggcaggctgcggatctgaactcctccatctcgcctaagagtctccgctgggacacagcaactttgccagccagggctcgttgacggaggcatagtaaaatccatcagggagggagcaaagcaaaaaaaaaaaaaacaaaccgagaagaaaaagaaaaaaagaaaaagatcaaagctctgcagaaaatcataagaatccaaagttgtttataagcacaaaagcggatccaatatacacactcaagcaaggtaaacgagaatacGCAAGCCACAAGCACCGCTTCCCCAACCCCTGTTCTGGGAGCTATGAAGACAGTCGGGCTTGCCGCGAAAGGGAAGTCAGactaagtagccgctagagatCAACCTCTCGGAAACCTCCTGCGTCCGCGTTTTTGGcgcaaccgtgctctgcccctcagtcaattcagacgcgcacaagaagagccactgcttgtaacacttgcacagcaactgcccccctgcccccgctcGTTAAGATCAGCGCCCACTGCGCCACTCGGATAGATGATACtccgctgtctcttcatttccctgacatGATTACTTTAGAAGGAACTGAATAGATTGGATGGCCCCTGcgcgatcaaagctaaaagtctcaaagacggttacagcccacatcgctgctgaacagtctttctcacagccagagactttTTGTTCCACCCCCAAAGGGGGCGTAAAGGTGAGGCGACCGGCACCCGCTTTCCTTTACTGCCGttttctagcggtgctgctcccacgcagtcagcagatgtggaaagcattaccgaaaaaggctttccttgtcctgggaatttgagggcaggaggttttatagccacttcttccagttcagtgaaagcagagtcacgttcctcgtcccagctcccttcccgactccctcccagtactttccaccatggtctgctgacaccggcaaagccaccttaatgctgctggaggaaactaaatcctcctacaattgctctaagcgggaaccggtgagaaggagccttaattccatgaggcttcaacctatctactgtcatcccgtctccccaaataccattgccagatAACTAACCCGGGGCTTGCGCTgattgagccttcctgaaatcgatctctcagttttacacttcagacccttctctcgctcccttcctcttcagtagctctggtcacttgaccaccactcccccaagataataatttgctgtctcgcagctcgtgaagtatgacgcttcacaggcACGTAAAGTCACACACATGGAGACACATGTACGCAGAGCACTTCTCGTAATgcatacagaccttccgttatacgctggcgatctattattcggattgCTATTAATGGCGCTCCTTCCttgccaggaggaacgggctttccctttttctggcagaggaagACAGCTTTCCCTTGGCTCCCTTGGATTCTATTCCTTCAGCTTGCTCAcgttttttactctcttcaacCTCAGCCGTGACCATTAATCTAAGAGAGCAttcgttctgtctttccctttccacgtacgcgcgtgcagtaacaacgcaaaagagaaacagccaaagcaaagctaaggcagatacaggcaacagcagccacagggcaggaacgggttactcaggcctcagcgctgcctcggggaggccgaaataactgctaacggtcattagccatacttaccctagttacccgtgccagaacgcctcctcctgtagcagttcctggtgatatcgaggggccgctgcattctggcttccttgtttcatcccgtcccttcggtattaaccgcaagcaaacgctcgtccgtctcttctcctcgtcagcatttgctgtccttggttccacctctgtaaggaagcgataaactcgcgttttacttccagtgaaatgcttaggtttatgcatgatctttttctctttaccctgttttctttttcccccttttttttctttttcttcttcttttccttaagggaaaggtcttaatacggcactttgcaccatacgttgcagggtaaacggtctggaaacgttacacacagcaattagggctaggttattaggcaggcgggcacgtcgcccaataccttcctaacgccatcttccacgaaaccttatttttattccgcttcagtgttattgttactgttcgcaaaccctcgtatgcatgcgcttaaccgacaactctctcggtctttaactacgtggaggaacgacagccctcgatttgcctgtctccctttcagacctattacctttttgagactgctcctagcttcctcttactcttgcatgctggcctcacaggcgacgaccaaaacgaacaactgcatcgctaggtctagccccctctcttcaagatgtgccccttcggggcttatgtttcttggtctcttcaacttcagccgtggcaattaatctaaaaaagtaagtatgacatctattcctttccgtagctgcgtgtacgataacaaaacaaaagagaaacagccaaagcaaagctaaggcagatacaggcaacagcagccacagggcaggaacgggttactcagtcctcagcgctgcctcggggaggccgaaataactgctaacggtcattagccatacttaccctagttacccgtgccagaacgcctcctcctgtagcagttcctggtgatatcgaggggccgctgcattctggcttccttgtttcatcccgtcccttcggtattaaccgcaagcaaacgctcgtccgtctcttctcctcgtcagcatttgctgtccttggttccacctctgtaaggaagcgataaactcgcgttttacttccagtgaaacgcttaggtttatgcatgatctttttctctttaccctgttttctttttcccccttttttttctttttttcttcttcttttccttaagggaaaggtcttaatacggcactttgcaccatacgttgcagggtaaacggtctggaaacgttacacacagcaattagggctaggttattaggcaggcgggcacgtcgcctaataccttcctaacgccatcttccacgaaaccttatttttattccgcttcagtgttattgttactgttcgcaaaccctcgtatgcatgcgcttaaccgacaactctctcggtctttaactacgtggaggaacgacagccctcgatttgcctgtctccctttcagacctattacctttttgagactgctcctagcttcctcttactcttgcatgctggcctcacaggcgacgaccaaaatgaaccaccggatccccaggtcttgctgcttctcttcgagatgtcccccttcggtgggctaccctgccaaacaaaccaaaaagactgccgaggccgcgagggtaccagattttcagaccgcttctccgaggctttcggggtgactgacgtcaccgcttcgcttcacgttactcacagctaccttcgtctattacttagggctaaacctgtttctgtttgcagaggggcttgttgcttgtttaaacttgacatatagtccataacctgctctgcatgctccctagtcccttctgcttttgcaacacttgtggtaattcaaggcggtaattaagagtccccattgccccataggctggagcgagacattgctgctgctctgaggaggtgcctaaaagccacgctgttttcgctagcatcactggggcttcccagagcccatcggtgttctctttggctcttcccgagccttttaggttttttaggctattccttagccctccattttagggcaatgttctccttaagcactgcgcacagcacgattatcccagatcagccacatcgtgcacacacagaggcttctgagaggcggctcagaagaaaagagagaaaagtctctttgtcatccgcacattcacccgtcaacactcttcaccaggaagtgctctaagttcctgtttctctaaagcgggactgagtcgaggcggagacgcacatcgcaccccatctttgttagaacgcctcactgctgcgggcactgggtctggcagcagtttgaggaatgtttggggccttgcacagagtgcaggggaaggtctggagtcagtgacaacattgcggcagggctcggaggcgttttggggcctgtgggggtgttggggcaggatttgtgggtggtttagtgggtggtttaatggctctgggggggctggttgcaggaagggtgggactctgcggggccctcagggcaggggtgccatcccagatgcgtagtgagcacacaggggtgccctacgtggctctcagctcggcgggagcagccaccggtctcccaccccaccagacaggggagcggggcgggggggggggggggggaggagaggaggtggagggatctatgagctcgcagagaacgccagaggaggcagcagggaactccccaaggaccccgcgtcccagacgagaggaggcatcaggctgccgtgccgctgctagagacatccagacccccgcgcagacaccccccacacactcctccaggctgcgtccgcaggggcgagcgcacgccccggcccgcgctggggaggaaccggggccctacaggcgacacacgcaaaagggagagtcagagccgcgctccggcagacccggcgccgcgcagacccggcgcggcgcggcgcggcccccggcccgactccccccccccgccccgccgcctccacgcagcgacggccccggctggcaggacacagcccgacacccgcggccacccgaaggcgcacgctcgcctcacctcgcctcaccgcggcccccacatgctcgactccagcccgcctctgccctcgcccgccgccgtccagcgaaaacacccgccctgctcgccgccatcttgcccgccgccgcaccgcgcgtgcgccggccgcccagggctcgcgccgccgcaccgcgcgtgcgccggccgcccagggctcgcgccgccgcaccgcgcgtgcgccggccgcccagggctcgcgccgccgcaccgcgcgtgcgccggccgcccagggctcgcgccgccgcaccgcgcgtgcgccggcccaggaccgcgcgagaggggcggggggagcggagcgcgaggggcggggggagcgcgaggggcggggggagcgcgaggggcggggggagcgcgaggggcggggggagcggagcgcgaggggcggggggagcggagcgcgaggggcggggggagcggagcgcgaggggcggggggagcggagcgcgaggggcggggggagcggagcgcgaggggcggggggagcggagcgcgaggggcggggggagcggagcgcgaggggcggggggagcggagcgcgaggcaggccagacccgcaatggccccaccctcgcgtggtcgcagcgccgcgctgcagccggccggctcccgcgcgccaaccgcagcccgccgcgccaccccggcgctcaggccgagcagcgagcgccccgaggctgctctgcccgcgcccgagagagcggcgggcttcagcgagcaggcgctggggctgccccggggagagagcgccgcggagcagctccgagacggcactgcccgtccccgcgcccccaggaagcaccgagaaggaaaagccctctcgggaaaagcgctcccggtccgtgagcaccg containing:
- the LOC135327743 gene encoding proline-rich protein 36-like, with the protein product MASQAVRIHPVPLPAPLSSAPSFSFFPRGSVQCPIPLFSYSFLCPAPPSLLYSFHLCDNICVHLTGSLSLYPALHRPLPLPIPVPARCPSVRLPIRLPLSSAFLPVLLFAFPALCPPLQPSLSISIPLLSSSSIYLPPYPSFPLFCPISLSELPSLFFSLHLSGQLFVVLVLFPSLLLAPCPSLPVPVPLSGSPPFSVAPSPFLWPPRLPHFSLFCSPVLCAALPPSVWPSVPLFLFLCPVPRPWGRLSVPLFLSPSIHLPSSLPLFSFVLPPVPASRWRSVVPLRFVWCGGWREVVGARQRW